The following is a genomic window from Amycolatopsis acidiphila.
TCGGCGGGCAGCCCGAACGCGTCGAAGCCCATGGTGTGCAGCACGTTGCGCCCGATCATCCGGTGGTAGCGGGCGTAGACGTCGGTGCCGATGAAGCCCAGCGGGTGCCCGACGTGCAGGCCGGAACCCGAGGGGTACGGGAACATGTCCTGGACGAACAGCTTGTCCGAGGGCAGCGGGGTCTCGGCGAGCGGGCCGACCGGGTTCGGCGCGTGGTACGAGCCGTGGTCGGCCCAGTAGTTCTGCCAGCGCAGCTCTATCCGCCCGGCCACCTCCGCGGTGTAGCGGTGGCCAGGGGTCTCCTCGGTTGCCTCACTCACACACCAATGGTATGCCGCCGGTCGAACGGGTTCCGACCCGTATCCTTACCCGGTGTTCGCAATCGCGCTGATACCCGTCGTGCTCGGTCTCGTGGTCGCCTGGGGTGGCCTGCTCGGCTGGCGCGAGAAGCTGTCGAACCGAGGCGCGGGGGTGCGCACCGAGGCGACGCTGCGCTCCGCCGAGGCGTTCCGGATCGGCAACAAGGTGGCCGGCCTGCCGACCGTCGTGGCCGGGATCATCGGGGTCTTCGCCGGGATCGCCGGGCTGGTCATCCCCACGACCGCGGGCATCGTGACCGCGACGGTGGTCGGCCTGGTCGGCATGTTCGCCCTCGTCGTCGCCGGTGGGGTGCTCGGTCACCGCGCCGCGCTGGCCGTGCCGGCGCCCGCCGCCGTGCCGGCCGGCTGCTCCGGCTGTGCGTGCGGAAGCTGCTCGCTGCAGAAGGCCTAGTTGCGCTGCAGGTCGCCGGGGTGGGTGGCCAGCAGCGCGGTCGGCACGCCTTGGCGGCGCAGCACCTGGCCCCACAGGTCCCGCTCGGGTGTGGCCAGGACGTCGCTGGGCAGCGCGGGCACGATGAGCCAGTCGCCGCGGTCGATCTCGCCCCCGAGCTGCCCGGCGTCCCAGCCCGCGTACCCGGCGAAGACCCGCAGCCCGCGCACCTTCGGCACCAGCAGGTCGGGGTCGGCGTCGAGGTCGACCAGCGCGACCGGGCCGCGTACGCCGATCAGCCCCGGCACGGCGGCCGCCGTCTCGCCGGCACGCAGCGCGGCCAGGCACAACGCCGTCTTCTTCTCCACCGGGCCGCCGACGAAGACCGACTGCGGTTCGACAACGTGCCGGCCCCAGCTGGGCAGCACGTCGTCGACCGGTACGTCGCTCGGCCGGTTGAGGACGACACCGAGCGTCCCCTCGTCCCGGTGGTCGATGACGAAGACGACCGTCCGACGGAAGTTGGGATCGAACATCGTGGGGGCGGCGACCAGGAGTGAGCCCGGTCCAACCTCGGCGTCCGCTGGCACGAGGCCATGATCCCACCCCCCACCCGGAGGATTCGACCGGCGCGGGAACAACACGCCGCCGGGGTCCGTTGGACAGAGTGGCCGGCGCGCTCCGTGTCCCCCGGGCCCACTTGAGAAGAGCCTTTGTGGAATACCGTTCGGCTGGAGCCACACTGCGCCACGCCGCCGAGAGGCGACCAAGTGCGCCGGCCCCTTCGCTCGCTCAGAGATATCGAGTCGGCACCGTATGCTGTCGAGCTGTGACAGCGAGCGCGGAACCAGAAGTCAGGAA
Proteins encoded in this region:
- a CDS encoding SdpI family protein, translating into MFAIALIPVVLGLVVAWGGLLGWREKLSNRGAGVRTEATLRSAEAFRIGNKVAGLPTVVAGIIGVFAGIAGLVIPTTAGIVTATVVGLVGMFALVVAGGVLGHRAALAVPAPAAVPAGCSGCACGSCSLQKA
- a CDS encoding YqgE/AlgH family protein, whose product is MPADAEVGPGSLLVAAPTMFDPNFRRTVVFVIDHRDEGTLGVVLNRPSDVPVDDVLPSWGRHVVEPQSVFVGGPVEKKTALCLAALRAGETAAAVPGLIGVRGPVALVDLDADPDLLVPKVRGLRVFAGYAGWDAGQLGGEIDRGDWLIVPALPSDVLATPERDLWGQVLRRQGVPTALLATHPGDLQRN